The Williamwhitmania sp. sequence TATTGTACCAGTAAAAGTGGTTGAGGTTCCGATGAAGCAAATGGTGTTTGCTTTTTTCGCCATCTGTTTTAGGAGAATTTTTCCTCCTCCCATAAAGTATGCCTTTCTGCCAACAAACCAACCGGCACCCAGTCCTGGAATAATGCTTTGCCAAGGCAGTTGGTAGTTCAATATCCAGAAAAGAAACAGGTAAAATGCATACAACATGATCAAGGAAAAAATGGGCAGCGTAAAGGCTCTTCTTACGAACTCTCCCAAAACAAATAAGTCTGTAAGCAGTCCAAGTATAAGCCCGACTAGGGCAAATAGAACGACATACCGTGACGGAAGAGAATCCATACCTAACCGCCAAGCAATTAGCATGAGCAGAAGGGGTGGTGCACCACCTAAAATCACATAAAGAATAGCCCTATCAAGTCGGTTCATCTTTTTAGAGAAAGGCTATGCTTGGGGAAATAGCATTTGCATAATTTTCACCAGGTTACCCGTGCTATCATGCTGGGGGCTGGAGGCTGATTTGCAAATAACGGTAGACCCATGCTGGCTAATAATACGAACATTTGCCTCAAAAACTTTGTTGTTCCTCATGGTCGACCAAAACGACTCTGATCCAAGCGCTTTAGTAAACTCTTTTTCATTGTATAACACGCTATAGTTTTTCCCTACAAGTTCTGGTTTTGTGTAACCAAGAAGTGTTGCTGCCTTCTCGTTAATGTGAGTTACAGTTCCGGTTGAGTCTAGCTCAATAACGGCAACTAAGTTGTTGATAGACTCCATAGTCCAGGCAATCTCATGCTCTTTTCGAGTCATTTCCTCCTGTGTGGCATGGAGTTCCTCAATATTTTGCCTCATCTCCTCCTCTTGAGCCATCATCTCTTCAGCTTGCTGACGGGTTTGCTGAAGCAGCAAAGCCGTTTGCTGGTTTATTCTAACTGAACCTATCGTAGATGCAATGCTTCTTCCCAACTGTTCTAAAAATTCTTGCTGGTAGGGTACAATTGTGGTGAAGGAGGCCATCTCAATTACGCCTAAAACACTACCATTGTCATCCTTAAGTGGAACAAGTATTACAGAGTTTGGATTGGCATCACCAAGGCCGGAGGTAATCTTGATGTAATCTTGCGGAACCTCCGTAAGGTAAATTGTTTCACCCTCAAATGCGCACGCACCAACCAGCCCTTCACCCCACTGAATCTCCTTTTTTAGGAATTTAACCCTGTCGAAGGCAAAAGCGGCAGTGAGTTCTAGAATGGGATGGTTAGAATCGTTGTCGTTGAGAAGAAAAATCCCCCCTTGGTTAAAATTCATGTAACGAGTAAGCTCTTTAACCAGCACCTGGCAGAGGGTTTGCAGATTGTTGGAATTTTTACGAAGGAGCTCCCCAAATTTGGCAAATCCTTCACTTGCCCACTGTCGTTCGTGCTCTTCACTGGCTCTGCTCTTGGCATCTTCATCTGCTTTTTTGAGGCTTTGCTGCATTTCCAGCATCGACTTACCCAGCTCATCTTCGGTAGATGGAAGCTCAATAGTGGCCTCCAAGTCGCCAGTTCCAATTTGTTTCGCAAATTCTGATTTTAGACTTAAATCGGCAACAGATTGCTCAAGTGCTTTATTCATGGCTTCCAGCTCATCGCCTGTATTTAGTTGAGGAATAACGACCTCCTTAATTTTTCCTTGTGCCATGAGCAGGAGATTCTTGGTTATCTGTTTTACCGGGTTGGTAATGGAGGCCGAAATTCTAATTACTAAAATGAGCATAATCAGAAGGCCAATTATACCAACAGCAATGGAGAGATAGAGAAGGTGGTTTGGCTTTGCCATTATTTCATCCATGGGTACTTCTAGACCAACGGACCAGGGTGTATGAATTCCTTTAACCTTAACAGGAACAAAGGCCAAGAATTGCTTGCGTCCCGAGGAGTCGGTGAATTCCGACTGAAACTCCTCACCTCCGATAATGTTTTTGGCAAAGGCGACAAGTTCTGGGTTTGTTTCTGCTATTGGGTTTCCTACTGCTTTAAGGTTAGGATTAACTACGAATTTGAGGTTGTTGGAAATAAGTAATCCCTTAGCGGTTTTGAAAGGTTTTAAGCTACCAACAATATCGCTAAAGCTCGATAGGTCTATATCGGCACCTGCAAGTCCAATAAATTTACCATTTGAGATTAGGGGGATTGAAATGTTTGCAGATAATACTTCATCCTCCTTTTTCCCGGTGTAGGAGTATGGCTCTGGGTCACCCAAATAGTCGCTCTTGGAGGTTTTTAGCTTGTAGTATACACTTGAGGTGTCATCGCCTTGAAGATTTTTTAGCCCCTTTAGCGTTTTTATTTGTCCATTTTCGCGATAGAAGCCCCAGAGAAGTCTTCCATAGTGCTTGGTATAGGTTGGATCGATATATTCTAATTCCCAACTTGTGGCCACCGAAATATGGCTAGGATTATCCTCGATTAAGAGCCGCTGAGTCTTAAGAACTACAGAGTCTCTAAGTGCAGAACCAAGCATTTTCCAACTCTGAAAGCTGGTTCGCATTGTCCGAATGATTGCAAAATCAGATTCGAGTTTTGTCTGTAGCTGCCGCGCTGCTTCCCAAGCTTGGAGTCTTATGATTTGCTTTGCATCGGTTGCTGCCTGTTGTCGCGAGTTAATGCTGATAAAACTGACCGTTGCAGCAAATATTACTGCACTTGCACCAATCACATAGGTTTGTATTTTGCTGCGAAGATTCATTTTTGCTTTCATGGCCAAGAACTTAATGAATTATGTAGTATCAAAACCTGCGTCAATATATTATAATTTATGGCAAGTTGAACCTAATAGCTATTAATTGTTGACCTGTAGTTCCCCTTTGGTGCTCAATACTGCATGATACAGCAAACCTCAATCGAAATTGTCAATCGATTGAGGTTTGCTGCAATTAATTAGTATGGTTGCTATTCGTATTTAAGACTTTCTGCCGGGTTAGTATTTGCAACTTTAATTACGGTATA is a genomic window containing:
- a CDS encoding GAF domain-containing protein translates to MKAKMNLRSKIQTYVIGASAVIFAATVSFISINSRQQAATDAKQIIRLQAWEAARQLQTKLESDFAIIRTMRTSFQSWKMLGSALRDSVVLKTQRLLIEDNPSHISVATSWELEYIDPTYTKHYGRLLWGFYRENGQIKTLKGLKNLQGDDTSSVYYKLKTSKSDYLGDPEPYSYTGKKEDEVLSANISIPLISNGKFIGLAGADIDLSSFSDIVGSLKPFKTAKGLLISNNLKFVVNPNLKAVGNPIAETNPELVAFAKNIIGGEEFQSEFTDSSGRKQFLAFVPVKVKGIHTPWSVGLEVPMDEIMAKPNHLLYLSIAVGIIGLLIMLILVIRISASITNPVKQITKNLLLMAQGKIKEVVIPQLNTGDELEAMNKALEQSVADLSLKSEFAKQIGTGDLEATIELPSTEDELGKSMLEMQQSLKKADEDAKSRASEEHERQWASEGFAKFGELLRKNSNNLQTLCQVLVKELTRYMNFNQGGIFLLNDNDSNHPILELTAAFAFDRVKFLKKEIQWGEGLVGACAFEGETIYLTEVPQDYIKITSGLGDANPNSVILVPLKDDNGSVLGVIEMASFTTIVPYQQEFLEQLGRSIASTIGSVRINQQTALLLQQTRQQAEEMMAQEEEMRQNIEELHATQEEMTRKEHEIAWTMESINNLVAVIELDSTGTVTHINEKAATLLGYTKPELVGKNYSVLYNEKEFTKALGSESFWSTMRNNKVFEANVRIISQHGSTVICKSASSPQHDSTGNLVKIMQMLFPQA